The following are encoded together in the Thunnus maccoyii chromosome 18, fThuMac1.1, whole genome shotgun sequence genome:
- the gsg1l gene encoding germ cell-specific gene 1-like protein isoform X2 yields the protein MNFLAACGDAAARTEIMKTTRKCRALLSVGLNLVALFFSTTAFITTYWCEGTQRVPKPNCSKQRRHNCIDYGVNETDQNKVHYSWETGDDRFLFRRFHTGIWYSCEENIHGAGEKCRSFIDLAPASERGVLWLSVVSEVLYILLLVVGFSLMCLELFHSSNVIDGLKLNAFAAVFTVLSGLLGMVAHMMYTQVFQITVSLGPEDWRPHSWDYGWSFCMAWGSFTCCMAASVTTLNSYTKTVIEFRHKRKLFEQGLREEQNYLDQEAFHYFRDRSLQSISSTVEVYPGHGGMSGTRAGLVVGGPGPGPGPGPGPGPGAGRGQMRATSASIDLGENTDSLGEEQC from the exons ATGAACTTTCTCGCCGCATGCGGTGACGCGGCCGCTCGCACTGAGATCATGAAGACGACGCGGAAATGTCGCGCGCTGCTGTCGGTGGGTCTGAACCTGGTGGCCCTGTTCTTCTCCACCACCGCCTTCATCACCACGTACTGGTGCGAGGGCACCCAGCGCGTCCCCAAGCCCAACTGCAGCAAGCAGCGGCGCCACAACTGCATCGACTACGGCGTGAACGAGACGGACCAGAACAAGGTGCACTACAGCTGGGAGACCGGGGACGACCGCTTCCTCTTCCGCCGCTTCCACACGGGCATCTGGTACTCTTGCGAGGAGAACATCCACGGGGCAG gtgagAAGTGTCGGAGCTTCATTGATCTGGCCCCGGCGTCGGAGAGAG GTGTGCTGTGGTTGTCGGTGGTGTCGGAGGTGCTTTACATCCTGCTGCTGGTGGTCGGCTTCAGTCTGATGTGTTTGGAGCTTTTTCACTCCAGCAACGTCATCGACGGACTCAAACTGAACGCCTTCGCCGCCGTCTTCACCGTTCTGTCCG gTCTTCTGGGGATGGTGGCCCACATGATGTACACTCAAGTGTTCCAGATCACGGTCAGTCTGGGTCCTGAAGACTGGAGGCCTCACAGCTGGGACTACGGCTGGTCCTTCTG CATGGCGTGGGGTTCCTTCACCTGTTGCATGGCCGCCTCCGTCACCACCCTCAACTCCTACACCAAGACGGTGATCGAGTTCCGCCACAAGCGGAAGCTGTTCGAGCAGGGTCTGCGCGAGGAGCAGAACTACCTGGACCAGGAAGCTTTCCACTACTTCCGGGACCGCTCCCTGCAGTCCATCTCCAGCACCGTGGAGGTCTACCCCGGCCACGGCGGCATGAGTGGAACCAGAGCTGGGCTTGTTGTTGGGGGGCCAGGTCCCGGTCCTGGACCGGGTCCAGGTCCGGGTCCCGGTGCAGGACGAGGCCAAATGAGAGCCACGTCAGCATCCATAGACCTTGGAGAGAACACAGACTCGCTGGGGGAGGAGCAGTGTTGA
- the gsg1l gene encoding germ cell-specific gene 1-like protein isoform X1: MNFLAACGDAAARTEIMKTTRKCRALLSVGLNLVALFFSTTAFITTYWCEGTQRVPKPNCSKQRRHNCIDYGVNETDQNKVHYSWETGDDRFLFRRFHTGIWYSCEENIHGADSHIYFSFSWHLANKMEDLVDIQGGIRQGQNQTKTNPTRDSQGIQGPERRQVGSKQAGEKCRSFIDLAPASERGVLWLSVVSEVLYILLLVVGFSLMCLELFHSSNVIDGLKLNAFAAVFTVLSGLLGMVAHMMYTQVFQITVSLGPEDWRPHSWDYGWSFCMAWGSFTCCMAASVTTLNSYTKTVIEFRHKRKLFEQGLREEQNYLDQEAFHYFRDRSLQSISSTVEVYPGHGGMSGTRAGLVVGGPGPGPGPGPGPGPGAGRGQMRATSASIDLGENTDSLGEEQC, from the exons ATGAACTTTCTCGCCGCATGCGGTGACGCGGCCGCTCGCACTGAGATCATGAAGACGACGCGGAAATGTCGCGCGCTGCTGTCGGTGGGTCTGAACCTGGTGGCCCTGTTCTTCTCCACCACCGCCTTCATCACCACGTACTGGTGCGAGGGCACCCAGCGCGTCCCCAAGCCCAACTGCAGCAAGCAGCGGCGCCACAACTGCATCGACTACGGCGTGAACGAGACGGACCAGAACAAGGTGCACTACAGCTGGGAGACCGGGGACGACCGCTTCCTCTTCCGCCGCTTCCACACGGGCATCTGGTACTCTTGCGAGGAGAACATCCACGGGGCAG attcacatatttatttcagtttcagctGGCACCTAGCTAACAAGATGGAGGATTTGGTTGACATCCAGGGTGGAATCAG GCAAGgtcaaaaccaaaccaaaacaaatccaACAAGGGACAGTCAAGGAATCCAAGGTCCAGAAAGAAGGCAAGTAGGGTCAAAACAGGcag gtgagAAGTGTCGGAGCTTCATTGATCTGGCCCCGGCGTCGGAGAGAG GTGTGCTGTGGTTGTCGGTGGTGTCGGAGGTGCTTTACATCCTGCTGCTGGTGGTCGGCTTCAGTCTGATGTGTTTGGAGCTTTTTCACTCCAGCAACGTCATCGACGGACTCAAACTGAACGCCTTCGCCGCCGTCTTCACCGTTCTGTCCG gTCTTCTGGGGATGGTGGCCCACATGATGTACACTCAAGTGTTCCAGATCACGGTCAGTCTGGGTCCTGAAGACTGGAGGCCTCACAGCTGGGACTACGGCTGGTCCTTCTG CATGGCGTGGGGTTCCTTCACCTGTTGCATGGCCGCCTCCGTCACCACCCTCAACTCCTACACCAAGACGGTGATCGAGTTCCGCCACAAGCGGAAGCTGTTCGAGCAGGGTCTGCGCGAGGAGCAGAACTACCTGGACCAGGAAGCTTTCCACTACTTCCGGGACCGCTCCCTGCAGTCCATCTCCAGCACCGTGGAGGTCTACCCCGGCCACGGCGGCATGAGTGGAACCAGAGCTGGGCTTGTTGTTGGGGGGCCAGGTCCCGGTCCTGGACCGGGTCCAGGTCCGGGTCCCGGTGCAGGACGAGGCCAAATGAGAGCCACGTCAGCATCCATAGACCTTGGAGAGAACACAGACTCGCTGGGGGAGGAGCAGTGTTGA